The following proteins come from a genomic window of Puntigrus tetrazona isolate hp1 chromosome 15, ASM1883169v1, whole genome shotgun sequence:
- the proca1 gene encoding proteoglycan 4, which yields MKLSDEEKQNATTSESTTQSSVESKTAAPEEPSLTNVVTAAEDFIKVLATVSTSQSSSADAGKGETQTSEKKRKKNSSKKKKENKKKRGKGKGRKKNKKLDAVLKVDEGTTGAPPTGQTEEVMGKNNFAEGAARMNRFRIKDSNFMNSELDSEGNTNKMMRDDPQRTVNVNQDVVTVTASIKRDKEPGIVEHSQANGTELVSTSPTAHITPVVHDKTRAKLRQRAGKKRQKKPNPITEAKEETLSTRQSEGVSLLTPTPESPTAAVRNEASTIHAEEKGPTTQKTPIVRTKRPGSVKGEGRKRTRKVIASSTEETPRDISSQDPLLFTGSATVTQSDVLERLGLDRFEKPSESLRDSNARRNKGRRVVKICYEAVLPEAADTTPLTTLIEKDTESQLKDPEINTAPMFPLLQTNTPSSATRRPRNTKIKRHRERGNREKRGKAKRE from the coding sequence ATGAAATTATCAGATGAAGAAAAGCAGAATGCGACAACCTCTGAAAGCACAACGCAGTCATCGGTCGAATCAAAGACCGCCGCTCCAGAAGAGCCCTCGCTCACTAACGTGGTGACGGCTGCGGAGGATTTCATTAAAGTGCTCGCCACAGTCTCCACCTCTCAAAGCTCGTCCGCAGACGCAGGTAAAGGAGAAACTCAGACGtcagagaagaagaggaagaaaaactccagcaagaagaaaaaagaaaacaagaagaagAGAGGAAAGGGTAAAGGCAGGAAGAAGAACAAAAAGCTTGACGCCGTGTTAAAGGTCGACGAAGGAACCACCGGAGCTCCGCCGACCGGTCAAACGGAGGAGGTCATGGGTAAGAACAACTTTGCGGAGGGAGCAGCGAGGATGAATCGGTTTAGGATAAAAGACAGCAATTTCATGAACAGCGAGCTAGACTCTGAAGGAAATACTAATAAGATGATGAGAGATGATCCTCAGAGGACAGTGAATGTTAATCAGGATGTTGTTACCGTTACTGCCTCGATAAAGAGGGATAAAGAACCAGGGATTGTAGAGCACAGTCAGGCAAACGGCACAGAGTTAGTCTCCACCTCTCCTACAGCTCACATTACCCCAGTTGTGCACGATAAGACCAGAGCTAAGCTGAGACAAAGAGCTGGaaagaaaaggcaaaaaaaacccaacccTATTACAGAAGCCAAGGAAGAAACTCTCTCGACTAGACAGTCTGAAGGTGTCAGCCTCTTAACGCCGACACCGGAGAGTCCAACGGCCGCTGTAAGGAACGAGGCGAGTACCATTCACGCGGAAGAAAAGGGACCTACTACACAAAAAACACCCATTGTTAGAACAAAAAGGCCAGGTTCGGTAAAGGgagaaggaagaaagagaaCGAGAAAAGTCATTGCTTCCTCTACAGAAGAAACTCCTCGTGATATCAGCTCTCAGGATCCATTGCTGTTCACAGGTTCTGCAACTGTCACGCAAAGCGATGTACTAGAGAGACTGGGATTGGACCGATTCGAAAAACCATCGGAAAGTTTGAGGGACAGCAATGCCAGAAGGAACAAAGGAAGGCGTGTAGTCAAAATCTGCTACGAAGCCGTTTTGCCCGAAGCCGCAGACACGACACCCCTCACAACTCTGATCGAAAAGGACACCGAGTCTCAGTTGAAGGATCCTGAGATAAACACGGCACCAATGTTTCCGCTCCTACAGACTAACACGCCATCCTCGGCAACCCGCAGACCTaggaacacaaaaataaagagacACAGGGAGCGAGGAAATCGAGAAAAGCGTGGAAAAGCTAAGAGAGAATGA